One segment of Mycolicibacterium baixiangningiae DNA contains the following:
- a CDS encoding AMP-binding protein, which produces MGTNTDLYRSARDQLVAVIGDYDEALRSFRWPQLEGTFNWATDWFDVVARDPVTADRRALWIVEEDGREEQVTFAQMADRSDRVATWLEHAGVGKGDRVILMLGNQVELWEAMLAVAKLGAVTMPTTGALGPADLADRITRGGATAVIANAADAEKFTEVPGDYTRIAVGTAVPGWLTYAEAYETVSNGPFAARTTVDDTMLIYFTSGTTSKPKLVEHSQVSYPVGHLSTMAWIGVRPGDVHLAISSPGWAKHAWSCFFAPWIAEATIFVYNYRRFDAAALLHQLDRAQVNTFCAPPTVWRMLIQSDLGAKPAGLREILGAGEPLNPDVIAQVEKAWGLTIRDGFGQTETTLQIGNTPGQPVKPGSMGRPMPGVPVVLVDPLTGRPAEEGEICLDLSLYPRNLMTGYLDDPARNAAVFDRGHYHTGDVARRDPDGYITYIGRTDDVFKSSDYKVSPFELESVLIEHPAVVEAAVVPQPDDTRLTVPKAYVALADGWDANADTAKAIMEYARDHLAPYLKVRRVEFYELPKTISGKIRRVELRRREEDCAGQAIATEYRYEDLVSG; this is translated from the coding sequence ATGGGCACCAACACCGATTTGTACCGCAGTGCGCGTGACCAGCTGGTCGCGGTCATCGGCGACTACGACGAGGCGCTGCGGAGTTTCCGGTGGCCGCAGCTCGAGGGCACGTTCAACTGGGCCACCGACTGGTTCGACGTCGTCGCGCGCGATCCGGTTACCGCCGACCGGCGCGCGCTGTGGATCGTCGAGGAAGACGGCCGCGAAGAGCAGGTCACGTTCGCCCAGATGGCGGACCGTTCTGACCGGGTGGCCACCTGGCTGGAGCACGCCGGCGTCGGCAAGGGCGACCGGGTCATCCTGATGCTGGGCAATCAGGTCGAGTTGTGGGAGGCCATGCTGGCCGTGGCCAAGCTCGGCGCCGTCACGATGCCGACGACCGGGGCGCTCGGGCCAGCCGACCTCGCCGACCGCATCACCCGCGGCGGCGCGACAGCCGTCATCGCCAACGCCGCGGACGCCGAGAAGTTCACCGAGGTGCCGGGCGACTACACGCGCATCGCGGTCGGCACCGCCGTCCCCGGCTGGCTCACCTACGCCGAGGCGTACGAAACGGTCTCGAACGGACCGTTCGCCGCGCGCACCACCGTCGACGACACGATGCTGATCTACTTCACCTCCGGCACCACCAGCAAGCCGAAGCTGGTCGAGCACTCGCAGGTGAGCTATCCGGTCGGGCATCTGTCGACGATGGCGTGGATCGGGGTGCGCCCCGGCGACGTACACCTGGCGATCAGCTCACCGGGCTGGGCCAAACACGCGTGGAGCTGCTTCTTCGCGCCCTGGATCGCCGAGGCGACGATCTTCGTCTACAACTACCGCCGCTTCGACGCCGCGGCACTGCTGCATCAACTCGACCGGGCGCAGGTGAACACGTTCTGCGCGCCGCCGACGGTGTGGCGCATGCTCATCCAGTCCGACCTCGGCGCGAAACCCGCCGGGCTACGCGAGATCCTCGGCGCGGGCGAACCACTCAACCCCGACGTCATCGCGCAGGTCGAGAAGGCGTGGGGGCTGACGATCCGCGACGGCTTCGGCCAGACCGAGACAACGCTGCAGATCGGCAACACGCCCGGCCAGCCGGTCAAACCGGGTTCGATGGGACGGCCGATGCCGGGTGTCCCTGTCGTGCTGGTCGACCCGCTCACCGGACGCCCCGCCGAGGAGGGCGAGATCTGCCTGGACCTGAGCCTGTATCCGCGCAACCTGATGACCGGCTATCTCGACGACCCCGCCCGCAACGCCGCGGTGTTCGATCGCGGTCACTACCACACCGGCGACGTCGCCCGGCGTGATCCGGACGGCTACATCACCTACATCGGCCGCACCGACGACGTCTTCAAATCCTCGGACTACAAGGTGTCTCCGTTCGAGTTGGAGAGCGTGCTCATCGAGCATCCCGCGGTGGTCGAGGCCGCCGTGGTGCCGCAGCCCGACGACACCCGGCTGACGGTGCCCAAGGCCTATGTCGCATTGGCCGACGGCTGGGATGCCAACGCCGACACCGCGAAAGCGATCATGGAGTACGCCCGCGACCACCTCGCCCCGTACCTCAAGGTGCGTCGTGTCGAGTTCTACGAACTGCCCAAGACGATCTCCGGCAAGATCCGCCGGGTGGAGTTGCGCCGTCGCGAAGAGGATTGCGCGGGGCAGGCGATCGCGACCGAATACCGTTACGAAGACCTGGTGAGCGGATGA
- a CDS encoding AMP-binding protein — translation MKSHDAGPTGTPIIEETIGAHFERIAQQYPDNEALVEVVTGRRWTYAELNAEIDITARGLVALGVERGERVGIWAPNCAEWTIVQYATAKIGAILVNINPAYRTHELAYVLEQSGVRTLIAATAFKSTDYVAMVDEVRPRCTRLQEVIFLGTDDWAALQRGADAVTVTQLQHCMTELDARDPVNIQYTSGTTGFPKGATLSHRNIGNNGFFVTELINLGPADRLCIPVPFYHCFGMVMGNLGCTTHGATMVIPAPGFDPGLTLAAIEKERCTGVYGVPTMFIAMLSHPDFGRTDVSSLRTGIMAGSVCPVEVMKRCVNEMHMTEVAIAYGMTETSPVSCQTLIDDDLERRTASIGRAHPHVEVKIVYPATGETVERGEPGEFCTRGYSVMLGYWNDEDKTAQAIDPEGWMHTGDLAVMREDGYCNVVGRIKDMVIRGGENIYPREVEEFLYTHPDIEDAQVIGVPDEKYGEEICAWIRMKPGRPPLTADAVREFACGKLAHYKIPRYVHVADEFPMTVTGKVRKVDMRAESVRLLGLDGEN, via the coding sequence ATGAAGTCCCACGACGCCGGACCCACCGGCACCCCGATCATCGAGGAGACGATCGGGGCGCATTTCGAACGCATCGCCCAGCAATACCCGGATAACGAAGCGCTGGTCGAGGTGGTCACCGGACGGCGCTGGACCTACGCCGAACTGAACGCCGAAATCGACATCACCGCAAGAGGTCTCGTGGCGCTCGGTGTCGAGCGCGGTGAACGGGTGGGGATCTGGGCGCCCAACTGCGCGGAGTGGACGATCGTGCAGTACGCGACGGCCAAGATCGGCGCGATCCTGGTGAACATCAACCCGGCCTACCGCACCCACGAATTGGCTTACGTGCTCGAACAATCCGGGGTGCGCACGCTCATCGCGGCGACGGCGTTCAAATCCACCGATTACGTCGCGATGGTCGACGAGGTGCGTCCCCGCTGCACCCGGCTGCAAGAGGTGATCTTCCTCGGCACCGACGACTGGGCGGCGCTGCAACGCGGGGCGGACGCTGTGACGGTCACGCAGTTGCAGCACTGTATGACCGAGTTGGACGCTCGCGACCCCGTGAACATCCAGTACACCTCCGGGACGACGGGGTTCCCGAAAGGGGCGACGCTGTCGCACCGCAACATCGGCAACAACGGGTTCTTCGTCACCGAACTGATCAACCTCGGTCCGGCCGACCGGCTGTGCATTCCGGTGCCCTTCTACCACTGCTTCGGCATGGTGATGGGCAATCTCGGGTGCACCACCCACGGCGCGACCATGGTGATCCCGGCGCCCGGGTTCGATCCCGGGCTCACCCTGGCTGCGATCGAGAAAGAAAGGTGCACAGGCGTTTACGGTGTGCCCACGATGTTCATCGCGATGCTCTCTCACCCCGACTTCGGCCGCACCGACGTCTCATCACTGCGGACGGGCATCATGGCCGGTTCGGTGTGTCCGGTCGAGGTGATGAAACGCTGCGTCAACGAGATGCACATGACGGAGGTCGCCATCGCCTACGGCATGACGGAGACCTCCCCGGTGTCGTGTCAGACGCTGATCGACGACGACCTCGAACGGCGCACCGCGTCGATCGGCCGCGCCCATCCGCACGTCGAGGTCAAGATCGTCTACCCCGCCACCGGCGAGACCGTGGAACGCGGTGAGCCCGGCGAATTCTGCACCCGCGGCTATTCGGTGATGCTCGGATATTGGAACGACGAGGACAAGACCGCCCAGGCGATCGACCCGGAGGGCTGGATGCACACCGGCGATCTGGCGGTCATGCGGGAGGACGGCTACTGCAACGTTGTCGGCCGCATCAAGGACATGGTCATCCGCGGTGGGGAGAACATCTATCCCCGCGAGGTCGAGGAGTTCCTCTACACCCATCCCGACATCGAGGACGCCCAGGTGATCGGGGTGCCCGACGAGAAGTACGGCGAGGAGATCTGCGCGTGGATCCGGATGAAGCCGGGCCGCCCGCCGCTGACCGCCGACGCGGTGCGCGAATTCGCCTGCGGCAAGCTCGCCCACTACAAGATCCCGCGTTACGTGCACGTCGCCGACGAGTTCCCGATGACGGTCACCGGGAAGGTGCGCAAGGTGGACATGCGCGCCGAGAGCGTGCGGCTCCTGGGGCTCGACGGCGAGAACTGA
- a CDS encoding DUF3072 domain-containing protein: MSEDPGVAPQENPQKDQSDWVTGDEPMTGPQRSYLNTLAQEAGEEIPENLTKAQASEMIDRLQQQTGRGKS, translated from the coding sequence ATGAGTGAAGATCCAGGCGTCGCGCCGCAGGAGAACCCGCAGAAGGACCAGTCGGACTGGGTCACCGGTGACGAGCCGATGACCGGTCCGCAGCGCAGCTATCTGAACACCCTGGCGCAGGAGGCGGGGGAGGAGATCCCCGAGAATCTGACCAAGGCGCAGGCATCCGAGATGATCGACCGGCTTCAGCAGCAGACCGGACGGGGGAAGTCATGA
- a CDS encoding acetyl-coenzyme A carboxylase carboxyl transferase subunits beta/alpha translates to MSRIGALELRDAVLDEGSFLSWDDAPLAVATTDSYRADLAAASEKTGLDEAVLTGEGRVFGRRVAVVACEFDFLAGSIGVAAAERITAAVQRATAERLPLVASPSSGGTRMQEGTVAFLQMVKITAAVELHKQAHLPYLVYLRHPTTGGVFASWGSLGHVTAAEPGALIGFLGPRVYEHLYGEPFPSGIQTAENLDRHGVIDGVVPLSMLRATLNRALTVVSDAPDPPPDAPPSEPPADVPAWTSVEASRRPDRPGVGYLLRHGTTDRVLLSGTGRGEAATTLLALARFGGQPAVVVGQQRVIGGPDAIPGHSAPALRIGPAALREARRGMALAAGLQLPLVLVIDTAGPALTVEAEQGGLAGEIARCLADLVTLDTPTVSVLMGQGSGGPALAMVPADRVLAALHGWLAPLPPEGASAIVYRDLDHAAELAAAQGVRSADLLRNGIVDAVVGEHPDAADEPLEFTHRLSATIAAELHGLRDVPAATRLQRRLDRYRRIGLP, encoded by the coding sequence GTGAGCCGGATCGGTGCCCTCGAGCTGCGTGACGCCGTCCTCGACGAGGGGTCGTTCCTCAGCTGGGACGACGCGCCACTGGCGGTGGCCACCACCGACTCCTACCGCGCCGACCTGGCGGCCGCCTCGGAGAAGACCGGGCTCGACGAAGCCGTGCTGACCGGCGAGGGCCGGGTCTTCGGCCGCCGGGTCGCGGTGGTGGCCTGTGAATTCGACTTCCTGGCCGGCTCGATCGGGGTGGCCGCGGCCGAACGCATCACCGCCGCGGTTCAGCGGGCCACCGCCGAACGGCTGCCGCTGGTGGCGTCACCGTCGTCGGGCGGCACCCGGATGCAGGAGGGCACCGTCGCGTTCCTGCAGATGGTCAAGATCACCGCCGCGGTGGAACTGCACAAGCAGGCGCACCTGCCGTACCTGGTCTACCTGCGTCACCCGACGACCGGCGGGGTGTTCGCGTCCTGGGGGTCACTCGGCCACGTCACCGCCGCCGAACCCGGCGCGCTGATCGGGTTCCTCGGCCCCCGCGTCTACGAACACCTCTACGGCGAACCGTTCCCGTCGGGCATCCAGACCGCGGAGAACCTGGACCGGCACGGTGTGATCGACGGGGTGGTGCCGCTGAGCATGCTGCGCGCGACGCTCAACCGTGCGCTCACCGTCGTCTCGGACGCACCCGATCCGCCACCCGACGCGCCGCCCAGCGAACCGCCAGCGGATGTGCCGGCGTGGACGTCGGTCGAGGCGTCGCGGCGCCCGGACCGGCCGGGAGTCGGCTATCTGTTGCGGCACGGCACCACCGACCGGGTGCTGCTGTCGGGGACCGGCCGCGGCGAAGCGGCGACGACGCTGCTGGCGCTGGCCCGCTTCGGCGGACAGCCCGCCGTCGTGGTCGGTCAGCAGCGGGTGATCGGCGGGCCGGACGCAATCCCGGGTCACTCCGCTCCTGCCCTCCGCATCGGCCCGGCCGCGCTGCGCGAGGCGCGCCGCGGCATGGCGCTGGCCGCCGGACTGCAACTGCCGTTGGTGCTGGTCATCGACACCGCGGGTCCGGCGCTGACCGTCGAGGCCGAACAGGGTGGGCTGGCCGGGGAGATCGCCCGCTGCCTGGCCGACCTGGTCACGCTGGACACCCCGACGGTGTCGGTGCTCATGGGACAGGGGTCGGGCGGGCCCGCACTGGCCATGGTGCCCGCCGACCGGGTACTGGCCGCATTGCACGGCTGGCTGGCGCCGTTGCCGCCCGAGGGGGCCAGCGCGATCGTCTATCGCGACCTCGACCATGCGGCCGAACTCGCCGCCGCGCAGGGCGTGCGGTCGGCGGATCTGCTGCGCAACGGGATCGTCGACGCGGTGGTCGGCGAGCATCCCGACGCCGCCGACGAACCGCTGGAATTCACCCACCGGCTGTCGGCCACCATCGCGGCGGAATTGCACGGCCTGCGCGATGTGCCTGCGGCGACCCGCCTGCAGCGGCGGCTCGACCGCTACCGCCGCATCGGGTTGCCCTGA